The Ooceraea biroi isolate clonal line C1 chromosome 1, Obir_v5.4, whole genome shotgun sequence genome has a window encoding:
- the LOC105282772 gene encoding protein sidekick-1 isoform X1, protein MDGRKLLLLLILFLTVWQGAVAVIPMQYVSVDVGKGLKLACTEESILSHSEESTVRVMWIREGREDRQIDRLKVEPNGVLELLNVSADDAGNYSCSFDDHDAVKARINVEVRTPPPALRNVWVKPSTILANILWEVAGTGGYPIIDFTAEYRLKPGTGEKPEDWKPIIPTHIPPNSRQIDVYHLVPNTTYSFRVWATNQLGKGDIVEVEGHTHHSVEELELARHLLAGVENFDTRVWVAAVGIVMGTLMILGLGTCYLLYRECKAPSQLEEQEVIELVPNIILNPGFFDERTEHVPQDENFNNQTTTRLNNNSVVQPRRL, encoded by the exons ATGGATGGACGTaaattgctgctgttgctgatcCTCTTCCTGACGG TATGGCAGGGAGCAGTGGCCGTGATACCGATGCAATATGTCTCTGTGGACGTGGGTAAGGGTTTGAAACTGGCTTGTACCGAGGAGAGTATCCTCTCACATTCCGAAGAATCAACCGTGAGAGTGATGTGGATAAGGGAAGGACGAGAGGATAGACAGATCGATCGGCTTAAGGTCGAGCCAAACGGTGTGCTGGAGCTGTTAAATGTCAGCGCAGACGATGCCGGCAATTACTCGTGCTCCTTCGACGATCATGACGCCGTGAAAGCTAGAATCAATGTGGAAGTCAGAA CGCCTCCCCCAGCCCTGCGCAACGTCTGGGTCAAGCCATCCACGATACTGGCCAACATTCTCTGGGAAGTGGCTGGGACCGGCGGGTATCCTATCATAGACTTCACTGCCGAATATCGTTTGAAGCCGGGCACGGGCGAGAAGCCGGAAGATTGGAAGCCCATTATTCCAACGCACATTCCTCCAAATTCC AGGCAGATAGACGTGTATCATTTGGTGCCAAATACTACCTACTCGTTTCGAGTGTGGGCAACCAATCAGTTGGGAAAAGGAGACATTGTAGAGGTCGAAGGTCATACGCATCACAGCGTTGAAGAATTGG AGCTCGCCCGACACCTTCTAGCCGGTGTAGAGAATTTCGATACGCGCGTCTGGGTGGCAGCCGTAGGTATTGTGATGGGCACACTTATGATTCTTGGTTTAGGTACATGTTACCTACTGTATCGCGAGTGCAAGGCACCCT CGCAGCTGGAGGAGCAGGAAGTGATTGAGCTGGTGCCTAACATCATTCTGAATCCGGGATTTTTCGACGAGCGCACCGAACACGTGCCACAAGACGAGAACTTCAATAATCAGACGACTACGCGTCTCAATAACAATAGCGTTGTGCAACCTAGGCGGCTCTAG
- the LOC105282776 gene encoding NEDD4-binding protein 1 translates to MVTMSDDGPSMRTRSKKRRLRSSLAPSYESPLSCLKDSLENLEELTNIVGDLLRQNEKRLTRSTSRNASSSRDSVIIINSDNEDAVKEGASHGVIESTSTDRASTQQRKPQNKILLSLKKRKRPSVILLDNDSSLAQPSSAQKFLNGENIAPSQAEDDVVELWSCIGKVMDKTNTSKSNRSKSKRHNRNVVNKRLNFVIDTKPNMKNLECLKTDAALLAKKRKISKYNSDTSVLPLSESMTQVMEHSKKGRSKRAERRNDNNANSNSACPNVQYTKGQPKTIESYTISENFKSKCSSSQYKLREIIVDGCNVAQMYTNNQQFSEDGIRLVVDYFKSRGHVVKVFLPNHFRRRQFLFLEKLYKEGTVVFTPSRFINGKRITPYDDRYILEYATKCEGIVISSDQYRDLYEEKPEWRDTILNRLLMPTFVGDYIMFPEDPLGKCGPKLETFLRHSK, encoded by the exons ATGGTCACAATGAGCGATGACGGTCCATCCATGAGAACGAGGAGCAAGAAACGTCGATTACGCTCAAGTTTGGCACCAAGCTACGAAAGTCCATTATCTTGTTTGAAGGACAG CCTAGAGAACCTAGAGGAGCTCACGAACATCGTGGGTGATCTACTAAGACAGAACGAAAAGAGATTGACGCGCAGCACGTCGCGCAATGCCTCTTCCTCGCGCGATAGTGTAATCATTATAAACAGCGACAATGAAGATGCGGTTAAGGAAGGTGCATCGCACGGTGTTATCGAGAGCACAAGCACAGATAGAGCCTCGACTCAGCAACGCAAACcgcaaaacaaaatattgctttctcttaagaaaaggaagagaccATCGGTTATACTCCTGGATAATGATTCATCTTTAGCTCAGCCCTCGAGTGCACAAAAGTTCCTCAATGGAGAAAACATAg CACCATCGCAAGCGGAGGACGATGTGGTTGAATTATGGTCGTGTATAGGAAAAGTTATGGACAAAACTAACACAAGCAAAAGTAACAGGAGCAAGTCTAAAAGGCACAATCGTAATGTGGTAAACAAAAGACTAAACTTTGTGATAGACACGAAGCCTAACATGAAGAATCTCGAATGTCTGAAAACGGATGCAGCACTTCTggcaaaaaaacgaaaaatatctaaatacAATTCAGATACATCTGTATTACCACTTAGTGAATCCATGACACAGGTGATGGAACATTCGAAGAAAGGTCGAAGCAAACGAGCTGAAAGacgaaatgataataatgcaaattcAAACTCTGCTTGTccaaatgtacaatataccAAAGGGCAACCAAAGACTATTGAGTCTTATACAATTAGCGAAAACTTCAAGAGCAAATGTTCAAGTTCACAATATAAATTAAGGGAGATAATTGTTGATGGCTGTAACGTGGCGCAGAT GTATACAAATAATCAACAATTCTCGGAAGATGGCATTAGATTGGTAGTAGATTACTTTAAATCGCGAGGTCACGTTGTAAAGGTCTTTCTACCAAATCACTTCCGAAGAAGGCAATTCTTATTTCTCgagaaattatacaaagaGGGCACGGTCGTTTTCACGCCAAGCCGTTTTATCAATGGCAAACGAATCACTCCCTACGATGACCG GTATATTTTGGAATATGCAACAAAGTGTGAGGGGATTGTGATTTCTTCAGATCAGTACAGAGATTTGTATGAGGAGAAACCAGAATGGCGCGATACAATTCTGAATCGCTTATTAATGCCAACGTTCGTTGGGGATTATATTATGTTTCCAGAAGACCCATTAGGTAAATGCGGGCCTAAGCTTGAAACATTTTTGCGACATTCAAAGTGA
- the LOC105282774 gene encoding 40S ribosomal protein S5, whose product MDDKEVFDDITTNALQVAMPAELPEIRLFGRWNCDDVQVNDMSLQDYIAVKEKNAKYLPHSAGRYAAKRFRKAQCPIVERLTNSLMMHGRNNGKKLMAVRIVKHAFEIIYLLTGENPLQVLVTAIINSGPREDSTRIGRAGTVRRQAVDVSPLRRVNQAIWLLCTGAREAAFRNIKTIAECLADELINAAKGSSNSYAIKKKDELERVAKSNR is encoded by the exons ATGGATGACAAAGAAGTATTTGATGATATAACAACAAATGCATTGCAAGTAGCCATGCCAGCCGAGCTACCTGAGATCAGGTTGTTTGGACGTTGGAATTGCGATGATGTACAAGTGAATGACATGTCCCTGCAGGATTATATCGCtgttaaagagaaaaatgcgaAATACCTGCCACATTCGGCAGGCCGTTACGCGGCGAAACGTTTTCGTAAAGCCCAGTGCCCCATTGTGGAACGTCTCACAAATTCTCTTATGATGCACGGCAGAAATAATGGAAAGAAATTAATGGCTGTGCGTATCGTTAAACACGCTTTCGAGATCATTTATCTCCTCACTGGTGAAAATCCTTTGCAG GTTCTTGTCACAGCCATTATCAATTCTGGCCCAAGGGAAGATTCCACCCGCATTGGACGTGCTGGTACCGTAAGGAGACAAGCCGTGGACGTGTCTCCGTTACGTCGCGTCAATCAGGCTATTTGGTTATTGTGTACTGGTGCAAGAGAAGCCGCATTCCGCAATATCAAAACAATTGCCGAGTGCCTAGCCGATGAGCTTATTAATGCTGCTAAAGGTTCATCAAACTCGTACgcgattaaaaagaaagatgaaCTAGAGCGCGTTGCCAAGTCTAaccgataa
- the LOC105282772 gene encoding protein sidekick-1 isoform X2 — protein sequence MDGRKLLLLLILFLTVWQGAVAVIPMQYVSVDVGKGLKLACTEESILSHSEESTVRVMWIREGREDRQIDRLKVEPNGVLELLNVSADDAGNYSCSFDDHDAVKARINVEVRTPPPALRNVWVKPSTILANILWEVAGTGGYPIIDFTAEYRLKPGTGEKPEDWKPIIPTHIPPNSRQIDVYHLVPNTTYSFRVWATNQLGKGDIVEVEGHTHHSVEELELARHLLAGVENFDTRVWVAAVGIVMGTLMILGLGTCYLLYRECKAPSGGAGSD from the exons ATGGATGGACGTaaattgctgctgttgctgatcCTCTTCCTGACGG TATGGCAGGGAGCAGTGGCCGTGATACCGATGCAATATGTCTCTGTGGACGTGGGTAAGGGTTTGAAACTGGCTTGTACCGAGGAGAGTATCCTCTCACATTCCGAAGAATCAACCGTGAGAGTGATGTGGATAAGGGAAGGACGAGAGGATAGACAGATCGATCGGCTTAAGGTCGAGCCAAACGGTGTGCTGGAGCTGTTAAATGTCAGCGCAGACGATGCCGGCAATTACTCGTGCTCCTTCGACGATCATGACGCCGTGAAAGCTAGAATCAATGTGGAAGTCAGAA CGCCTCCCCCAGCCCTGCGCAACGTCTGGGTCAAGCCATCCACGATACTGGCCAACATTCTCTGGGAAGTGGCTGGGACCGGCGGGTATCCTATCATAGACTTCACTGCCGAATATCGTTTGAAGCCGGGCACGGGCGAGAAGCCGGAAGATTGGAAGCCCATTATTCCAACGCACATTCCTCCAAATTCC AGGCAGATAGACGTGTATCATTTGGTGCCAAATACTACCTACTCGTTTCGAGTGTGGGCAACCAATCAGTTGGGAAAAGGAGACATTGTAGAGGTCGAAGGTCATACGCATCACAGCGTTGAAGAATTGG AGCTCGCCCGACACCTTCTAGCCGGTGTAGAGAATTTCGATACGCGCGTCTGGGTGGCAGCCGTAGGTATTGTGATGGGCACACTTATGATTCTTGGTTTAGGTACATGTTACCTACTGTATCGCGAGTGCAAGGCACCCT CTGGAGGAGCAGGAAGTGATTGA